One Pectobacterium cacticida genomic window, ATACCGTTCCCAATGATGGCCGCCCTCTGGAGGCGATCGCTGCGAAATTTAAGATTGGTTTACTGGGTATGATGGAAGCGAATCCTAACGTGGACCCTTATTTGCCTACGGCGGGGTCCACGCTTACCATTCCGACACAAATGCTGTTGCCGGACACTCCGCGCGAAGGCATAGTGGTCAACCTTGCGGAATTGCGGCTTTATTACTATCCGAAAGGCAAAAATACCGTCATCGTTTATCCCATTGGTATTGGTCAGTTGGGGCGCAACACGCCGCTAATGACGACCCGCATTAGCGAGAAGCGTGAAAATCCAACTTGGACGCCAACGGCAAATATCCGTAAACGCTATCTTGAAGAGCAGGGGATAACGCTGCCAGCGGTTATTCCGGCAGGCCCGGATAATCCAATGGGATTACATGCCCTGCGTTTATCAGGGCACGGCGGCGTTTATTTACTGCATGGTACTAATGCGGATTTCGGCATCGGTATGCGCGTGAGTTCCGGCTGTATCCGCCTGCGTCCTGATGATATTAAGTTCTTGTATGACAATGTTCCGGTTGGTACTCGCGTGCAGATTATCAATGATGCGATTAAGACGTCCGTTGAACCCGACGGTAAACGCTACGTTGAAGTGCACCAGCCGTTGTCGAAGACCGATAAGGACGATCCGCAAACGATGCCAATTCCGTTGACGAAGGAAGTGCAGGCCTTTATTCAGGATACGGAGACTGACAGTAAAGCTGTGGCTGACGCCATTGTACGACGTTCTGGTATGCCCGTTTTAGTTAGCGCGGGGCATCTACCCGAAGAATCGATTCCAGACGCGCGTGAAACGCATCAGGCTGCGCCAATTACGGTGATCAATGCCAACTCGGAGCGGTGAAATTTAGCGGCAGTAGAGGTTCAAGGACGAGCATAGCGTCGTCAGACTAAATTATGAAAGAAGCGGCAAAGAGCAAAGAAAAATGCAGATCAAAAAATGGCGCACAATGTGCGCCATTTCTACAGCTTAACCCGTTCGATTACTTCTTGTAAGTGCGAACTTGGTTGTCCAGACGCTGGTTAGCACGAGCTGCGTCATCTTTAGCAGCCTGTACGTCAGAGCGGATTGCGTTCACATCATTGCTCAGTTGGTCAACTTTAGCGTTCAGAGTCTGAACGTCAGAAGACAGTTGATCAATTTTTGCATTGCTGGAGCAACCTGCCAGCAGAGTAGAACCCAGGATTACCGCGCCCAGTACCAGTTTAGTACGATTCATTATTAATACCCTCTAGATTGAGTTAATCTCCATGTAGCGTTACAAGTATTACACAAACTATTTTCTAATGAGAATATATTTTTGATGAGAACATGCTTAATTTAGATCGTTCGCTCAAAGAACCAGCGGGTTTTACATCGCAATAAAAAATGTCAGAAAGCGGTGTTATTTTATCGCGTAACGTCGAGGTTTAGGCTATTAAATGGCATGTTACGTAAAGGCATTAATTAGGTTATCGCACTGTAGGATGCCACCTCAGAATATAAAAAAGCGCCATGAAGGCGCTTTGTCCGATCGACTACCTGGCTACAGGGATTAGAGACGGTGTACGGAAGATGTGTTGGTGGTTCCGCTGGGAACTAGCGCGCCGGACACCATAACCACAACATCACCAGCCTGTGCATAGCCGCTCTTCAGCGCCGCTTCTTTTCCAATACGGTAGAAGTCATCGGTGGAGGCAATTTCTTTCACCAATAGGGTATCAATACCTTTGCTCAGCAGCAGTTGACGCGCGGTGATCTCATTTGTTGTCAGTGCCAGAATACGGGCCGTTGGGAAGTACTTACGGATCGATTTAGCCGATTTCCCACCGTTGGTGGCCACAACGATCAGCGGTGCATCCAGTTTCTCCGCCGTTTCAACCGCACCGCGGCAGACTGCTTCTGTGATACGCAGTTTACCGGGAGTCTTAATGGTGTTCAGACGGCTTTTCATCACAGAATCAGTACGCTGGCAGATGGTCGCCATGATGGTAACGGCTTCCAGGGGATATTTGCCCTTCGCACTTTCGCCAGATAGCATCACAGCGTCAGTGCCATCGATAATGGCGTTAGCAACATCGCCAGCTTCTGCACGGGTCGGTCGCGGGTTTTTGATCATTGAATCCAGCATTTGCGTGGCGGTAATAACCACTTTACGTGCCAGATTGCATTTTTCGATCATCATCTTCTGCGCGAAAATCACTTCTTCCACCGGAATTTCAACGCCTAAATCACCACGGGCGACCATAATCCCATCGGACGCTTCCAGAATTTCATCGAAATTATTCAGGCCTTCCTGGTTTTCAATCTTGGAAATGATCTGAATATGCTCGCCACCGTGAGCTTTCAGATGAGCACGGATTTCTTCAACGTCTGAGCGTTTACGAATAAAAGAGGCGGCTACGAAATCAACACCTTGTTCACAACCGAAAATCAGGTCGCGCTTGTCCTTTTCGGCCAGGGCAGGCAACTGAATTGAAACGCCAGGCAGATTAACGCCTTTATTCTCGCCTAAGTCGCCATTGTTGAGCACGGTGCATACTACTTCGTTACCAGCGATTGCGGTAACGCGCATGCCGATCAAACCGTCATCCACCAGTACGGTGTCACCGACGCTGAGATCCTGCGTAAAACCTGCGTACGTAACGGCAACACGTTCCTGATTGCCGACAACGCTCTGATCGGTGGTGAAGGTGAATGTCTGGCCTGCACGTAGCGCGACGTCAGCGCCATTTTCCAACTTCATCGTGCGAATTTCCGGGCCTTTAGTATCAAGCAATATGGCCGCTTGCTTGCCGGTTTTTTCCATAACTGCGCGCAGGTTCTTGATGCGCTGGCCGTGTTCAGCATAATCTCCATGAGAGAAGTTTAGGCGCATAACATTCATGCCGGCAGACAACAAGCTGCCTAGCATGTCTTCTGATTCTGTTTTCGGCCCGATGGTACAAACAATTTTTGTCTTTTTCATACGATAATGTCTACAAGTTGTGATGGATAAAAAAACGGATTAACCAGTGGCGATATAGGCATGGCCGCTGGCAAGAAGCAATGTGGAAACAGTAGGGAAAAGATAAAAAGAGATGGTCGCCGTGAATGAAGGATGAAGTGCGTAACCGCATGTCGCACAAAAGTCGCGTTGATGATGCCGTTGATAATAAAGTGATTAATAGTGGCACGTTGTTTAGCTGAAACCATTCAATTGAAACGACGTTCCGTATTATAGTTATTAAGTGGCGAGAAACAAGATAGCAAAAGACATGAAAGTGAATATTTTGTCCTGTTTACGCAAAAAATGGTGTGATTTGGAGATTTACCCCATTTTGTTGCGCAATTGCCCAAATTATCGACAGATAGATGATAGCAGAAAGTCTCAAAGATGGGGCGGCGGATTGTTATAAAAACGCGTTAAAAATGTGGATAACAAACGTTCAGATGGGTGAGTTTGCTGGTTATCTGTGGATCCGTATCACGTTTTCATGTCATGCTTCTTGAGAAGATAAAGACAGATGGTAATTTAACTACCATTGCGGATTGTTACTGCGTAAGCAGGCAAAACCAGATGCTCGTTCTTGTGTACGAGTGTCTGGTTTTTTTGTTTCCAGGGTTTGAAAATGAAGATTGCCAAAATACTCAACAATAACGTCGTTACCGTCATTGACGAAAACAATAATGAGTCGGTTGTGATGGGACGTGGGCTGGGTTTCAAAAAACACACCGGCGATCTTCTGGACGAAAAGCTGATTGAACGCGTGTTTGTGATGAAATCCAGTGAGATGACCTCTCGTCTACAAGAACTATTGTCAGAGATTCCGATCGAGGTTATCGCTGCGGCTGACAAGATCATCTTGCTGGCAAAGGCGCGTTTGCCGGGTAAACTGCAAAACAGCGTCTATATTTCTTTAACGGATCACTGCCACTTTGCTATTGAACGCCACAAGCAAGGGGTAGGTATTCGTAATGTTCTGCTATGGGAAATTAAACGTCTATATCCAAAAGAATTCGCCGTCGGTCTGGAAGCGCTGGATATTATTGAGCAGCGTTTGGCTGTGCGCTTGCCGGAAGATGAGGCTGGGTTCATTGCTTTGCATTTGGTGAATGCGCAGCTTGACAGCGAAATGCCGGAAGTCCTGCAAATTACTAAAATTATGCAGGAAATACTGAACATCGTAAAATATCAGCTTAACCTGGATTATAACGAGCAAGCGTTAAGTTATCATCGCTTTGTGACACATTTGAAGTTTTTTGCGCAGCGGTTAATAGGTAAAAATACGGTCTTTAGTGATGATGAATCGTTACATGATGTGGTGAAAGAACGGTATCAACAGTCTTATCGTTGTGCAGGGAAAATACAGATGCATATTATGCACAAATACCATTA contains:
- the licT gene encoding BglG family transcription antiterminator LicT, with translation MKIAKILNNNVVTVIDENNNESVVMGRGLGFKKHTGDLLDEKLIERVFVMKSSEMTSRLQELLSEIPIEVIAAADKIILLAKARLPGKLQNSVYISLTDHCHFAIERHKQGVGIRNVLLWEIKRLYPKEFAVGLEALDIIEQRLAVRLPEDEAGFIALHLVNAQLDSEMPEVLQITKIMQEILNIVKYQLNLDYNEQALSYHRFVTHLKFFAQRLIGKNTVFSDDESLHDVVKERYQQSYRCAGKIQMHIMHKYHYTLTKEELMFLTIHIERVRTEGQDRLEPGDGE
- a CDS encoding L,D-transpeptidase family protein, with product MKRALILFGLLFSACLTSTVAKATEYPLPPPGSRLIGENIVYTVPNDGRPLEAIAAKFKIGLLGMMEANPNVDPYLPTAGSTLTIPTQMLLPDTPREGIVVNLAELRLYYYPKGKNTVIVYPIGIGQLGRNTPLMTTRISEKRENPTWTPTANIRKRYLEEQGITLPAVIPAGPDNPMGLHALRLSGHGGVYLLHGTNADFGIGMRVSSGCIRLRPDDIKFLYDNVPVGTRVQIINDAIKTSVEPDGKRYVEVHQPLSKTDKDDPQTMPIPLTKEVQAFIQDTETDSKAVADAIVRRSGMPVLVSAGHLPEESIPDARETHQAAPITVINANSER
- the pykF gene encoding pyruvate kinase PykF; its protein translation is MKKTKIVCTIGPKTESEDMLGSLLSAGMNVMRLNFSHGDYAEHGQRIKNLRAVMEKTGKQAAILLDTKGPEIRTMKLENGADVALRAGQTFTFTTDQSVVGNQERVAVTYAGFTQDLSVGDTVLVDDGLIGMRVTAIAGNEVVCTVLNNGDLGENKGVNLPGVSIQLPALAEKDKRDLIFGCEQGVDFVAASFIRKRSDVEEIRAHLKAHGGEHIQIISKIENQEGLNNFDEILEASDGIMVARGDLGVEIPVEEVIFAQKMMIEKCNLARKVVITATQMLDSMIKNPRPTRAEAGDVANAIIDGTDAVMLSGESAKGKYPLEAVTIMATICQRTDSVMKSRLNTIKTPGKLRITEAVCRGAVETAEKLDAPLIVVATNGGKSAKSIRKYFPTARILALTTNEITARQLLLSKGIDTLLVKEIASTDDFYRIGKEAALKSGYAQAGDVVVMVSGALVPSGTTNTSSVHRL
- a CDS encoding major outer membrane lipoprotein; the protein is MNRTKLVLGAVILGSTLLAGCSSNAKIDQLSSDVQTLNAKVDQLSNDVNAIRSDVQAAKDDAARANQRLDNQVRTYKK